The Bradyrhizobium oligotrophicum S58 genome contains the following window.
TCGCGCCGCCCTTGCCGATCTGAACCTGATCGAGCCATTGCCGCAGCGCTTCCGGCAGGATCAGCTCCTCGCTCGTGCCGAGGCTGTCGGACAACAGCTTCTGCGCCTGCGGCGTCGCCCACATCAGCCGTCCCTCGCGGTTGACCGCGAGCAGGAAACGGCCGGAGACGTCGAGCGCGGCGCGCGCGCTCTGTGTCATCCTGGCGTTGGCGAGATGCACGCGAATCCGCGCCAGCATCTCCTCGACCGCGATCGGCTTGGTGACATAGTCGACGCCGCCGGCGTCGAGCCCTTGCACGATGTGCTCGGTGTCGGCGAGCCCGGTCATGAAGATGACGGGGACGTTGGAGAGCCCTGCCTCGCGCTTGAGCTTGCGGCAGGTCTCGAAGCCGTTCATGCCCGGCATGACGGCATCGAGCAGGATGATGTCGGGTGTGATCTGGTCGACGATGCGCATCGCGGCCGCGCCGTCGAGCGCGACCATCACGGTCATGCCTGCGCCGTCCAGCGCGTCGGTCAGCAGCCGGAGCGTCTCCGGCGAGTCGTCGACCACGAGCGCGACGTCACGCTTCTTGCTGTCAGTGCTCATAAGCATGCAGTGTCTTCAGAGTGGCCATGTACTGATCGAGGTCGAAGCGATCGATCAGCGTGCGCATCTGGGCGACGAAATCGGCATGTTCCGGGTGCGCGCTGCCGATCTCGTCGAGCTTGAGCTGAATGGCCCTGATGTAACCGATCTGGCCGAGGCCCATCAGCTCTTCGACATACTTCAAAGGCGGCCGCGATCCGGTGTCAGGGCGCCAGTGCGGCTCCACCATTGGTTGATCGGTCTGATAGCTCCATTCGAGTTTGAGCAATTGACGTATCGCCTCCAGCAGCCGCGGAATGTCGATCGGCTTCATCAGATAACTGTCATGGAACGGCTGCGCCAGCGGTCTTCCATGCGCTTCGAGCGCGCTCGCCGACGTCATCAGGATGCGCGCGTGATGATGGCCGCTGCCGCGCAAGGTCTCGGCCACCGTCCAGCCATCCATGCCCGGCATCGAGATGTCGAGAATGAAGAGATCCGGCTGACAATGTTGTGCGAGCGCGAGGCAGGCGGGACCGTCGGGCGCGCTCAGCAAAATGAAGCCGAGCGGCGTCAGCACCTCGCGCAGCAGGTCGCGATGCACCGGATCGTCGTCGGTAATGAGGATCGTCTTGCGCGGGCCGAGATAGCCCGCCACCGGCGCCTTCACCGGCGCGTGCCGCGTCGGGTTGGTCACTTCAGAGAGCAGGATCTTCACCTTGAACGTGCTGCCGGTGCCGACCTTGCTCTCGACCTTGATATCGCCGCCCATCACCCCGGCGAGCAGGCGGCTGATCGTCAAGCCCAGTCCCGTGCCGGTCTGCGGCTGCGCGGCGCCGAGCGCACCGCGCTCGAACGGCGCGAAGATCCGCTCGAGGTCGTCGGGCTGGATGCCGGGACCCGTGTCGATCACTTCGAACTCAGCCACCGGGCTGCGGTAGTGCACGACGAACCGGACGCTCCCTTCCTGGGTGAATTTGATCGCATTCGACAGCAGATTGATCAGGATCTGGCGCAGCCGCTTCTCGTCGGCATAGACGACGAGCGGCAGCACGGCGGGCCGCTTGAACACGAAGTCGACGCCCTTCGCGGCCGCCTGCAGCCGGAACATGCCGACGAGCTGGTCGAGGAATTCGCTCAGCCGCACCTCGTCGCGCGACAGATACAACCTTCCCGCCTCGATCTTGGAGATGTCGAGAATGCCGTCGATCAGGCCCGACAGATGGTCGGCGCTGCGGCGCACGACGCGGACCTGGTCGCGGGGCTTCGGCGGCAGGCTCGTGTCCTGCTCGAGCAACTGGGCATAGCCGGAGATCGCGTTCAGCGGCGAGCGCAGCTCGTGGCTCAGGCCGACCACGTAGCGGCTCTTGGCGAGATTGGCCGACTCCGCGACTTCCTTGGCGCGCTGCAATTCGGCATCGGTGCGCTTGTGGGCCTCGATCTCCTGGATGAGAAGGTGGGTCTGGCGCCGCGTCTCGGCCTCGGCGGCGCGGCGGCTCTGCTGGGCCAGCACGAACAGCCAGGTCACGACGCCGATGATGATGGAGAGCGCGAAGAACACCTTCCATAGCACATCGGAGATGATCCCCTTGAAGCCCGGCAGCGCTGCCGACGTCTCCAGATAGATCATCCCGAGCGTCAGCGCGACCAGCCCGGCTGATGTCAGGAACACGCCGACGTAATGCCCGAACTGCGAGTTGATCTTCGCCAGCACGGATTGCGGCAGCATGCCGCTGAGCGCCGCCGAGACCTGGGCCTGTGCCCGCGCATGCGGCTTGCACAGATCGTGGCAGCGCGCATCGAGCGAGCAGCACAGCGAGCAGATCGGGCCGGAATAAGCGGGGCAGGCAGCGGTGTCCTCGGGCTCGAAATGGTGCTCACAGATGCAGCACTGGATCTGCTCGATGTTCTGCCAGCTCCGCTTCGGCTTACGCGCCAGATAGTATTTGCCGCCGGTGAGATAGGCGATCGCCGGCGCGGTGACGAGCGCGACGCCCAACGCGACGAAGGTCGAGAGCGCCTTGCCGGTCGGTCCGAACAGGCCATAGAAGGCGCTAATCGAGACGATCGTGGCGATCGTCATGGCGCCGACGCCAACCGGGTTGATGTCGTAGAGATGGGCGCGCTTGAACTCCATCTGCGGCGGCCGCAATCCGAGCGGCTTGTTGATCACGAGGTCGGCGACCAGAGCGCCGACCCAGGAGATCGCGATGTTGGAGTACAGCGCCAGCGTCTGCTCCAGCGCCTTGTAGACGCCGATCTCCATCAAGAGCAGCGCGACGACGACGTTGAACACCAGCCAGACCACGCGGCCGGGATGGCTGTGCGTCAGGCGCGAGAAGAAGTTCGACCAGGCGATCGAGCCGGCATAGGCATTGGTGACATTGATCTTGATCTGAGACACGATCACGAAGGTGCCGGTCAGCGCGAGTGCCAGGTCCGGCCGGGCCAGTACATAGCGGAACGCCTCCAGATACATGTGTGCCGGTTCGGCGGCGTGGTCGGCCGAGACGCCGTGGCTGAGCGCGAAGAAGGCGAGGAACGAGCCGGCCAGCAGCTTCAGTGCGCCGAGCACGATCCAGCCGGGGCCGGCCGACAGCAGCGCGATCCACCACGACCGTTTCGACGTGCGCCGGTCGCGCGGCAGGAAGCGAAGGAAATCGACCTGCTCGCCGATCTGGGCCACCAGCGAGAACACCACGGCGGCAGCCGTGCCGAACAGCGCCAGATCGAGATGGCCCATGGGATCGCCATGCTCGCCGGGAAATTGCTGCCATTCCGCGAACGAGTGCGGGCTCGCATAGGCGATCGCCGCAAAGGGGAGGATGTGCAGCACCACCCAGAGCGGCTGCGTCCACAGCTGGAAGCGGCTGATCAGCGTGATGCCGTAGGTGACGAGCGGGATGATGACGACGGCGCTGATGAGGTAGCCGATCGGCCTGGGAATGCCGAAGCACATCTCCAGCGCGGACGCCAGGATGACGGCCTCGATCGCGAAGAAGATGAAGGTGAAGGACGCGTAGATCAGCGACGTCACGGTCGAGCCGATATAGCCAAAGCCCGCGCCACGCGTCAGCAGATCGATGTCGATGCCGCATTTGGCCGCGTGATAGGCGATCGGCAGGCCACAGCAGAAGATGATGACGCTGGCGACCAGGATCGCCGCGGTCGCGTTGGTCACGCCGTAGTTCAGCGTGATGGTGCCGCCGATCGCCTCCAGGGCCAGGAACGAGATCGCGCCCAGGGCCGTGTTGGCGACGCGGGCGGCCGACCAGCGCCGGGCGCTCTTGGCCGTGAAACGGAGTGCGTAGTCCTCCAACGTCTGGTTGGCGACCCACTGGTTGTATTGGCGCCTGACGCGGTCGATCCGCTGCCGCCCTGCCACTCTTCGACTCCTTACGCGCAGCGGTTCATCCGCACGCCTTGTCCTGCCCCTCGCGAGACCTGCGTAGAGCCTACGTCGCGCTTTTGCGGTGCAGTATACGCAATCTTGCGTATCCGTGCGCTGCACAAAGCGCGCCATCCTTCGTCCGAGCCAAAGCGTGTCCTCGAACCAATGAATGGGGTGCTCATGTCAGACGAAACCAAAAAAGGCCTGAAGTCGCCGCTTCGGCGGCAATTGCTGATGGGAATGGCCGCCATTCCGGCGCTCGCGATGATGCCGAGGCCGTCCTTTGGCGCCGGTCCTGCAACCTCTGCTGTCAATACGACCGGACTTGCAGTCACCGATAGCGAAGTGACGGTCGGCATTCTGCATTCGGTCACCGGCACGATGGCGATCTCGGAGACCGGCTCGGTGCAGGCCGAGAAGCTCGCGATCGAGCAGATCAACGCCTCCGGCGGCGTGCTCGGCCGCAAGATCAAATACATCCAGGAAGACGGCGCCTCCGACTGGCCGACCTTCGCCGAAAAGGCCAAGAAGCTCCTGGTCAACGACAAATGCGCCGCCGTGATGGGCTGCTGGACCTCGGCCTCGCGCAAGGCCGTGCTGCCGGTGTTCGAACAGTACAACGGCATGCTCTATTATCCGACCTTCTACGAAGGCCTCGAGCAGTCCAAGAACGTCATCTATACCGGCCAGGAAGCCACGCAGCAGATCATCGCCGGCCTCGACTGGGTCAACAAGACCAAGGGCGCGAAGACCTTCTACCTGCTCGGCTCCGACTACATCTGGCCGCGCACCTCGAACAAGATCGCGCGCAAGCACATCGAGGGCCATCTCCAGGGCGCCAAGGTCGTCGGCGAAGAGTACTTCCCGCTCGGCCACACCCAGTTCAACTCGGTGATCAACAAGATCAAGCTCACCAAGCCCGACGTGATCTACGCCATCATCGTCGGCGGCTCCAACGTCGCCTTCTACAAGCAGCTCAAGGCGGCCGGCATCGACATGTCGAAGCAGACGCTGCTGACCATCTCCGTCACCGAGGACGAGATCGACGGCATCGGCGGTGAGAACATCGCGGGCGCGTACGCCTGCATGAAGTACTTCCAGTCGCTCGACAACGCCAACAACAAGGCCTTCGTCGCCGACTTCAAGAAGATGTGGGGCGAGAAGACCGTGATCGGTGACGTCACGCAGGCTGCCTATCTCGGCCCGTGGCTGTGGAAGTTGACGGTCGAGAAGGCCGGCAGCTTCGACATCGACAAGATCGCGGCGGCCTCGCCCGGCATCGAGTTCAAGGGCGCGCCGGAGGGCTATGTGCGGATCCACGAGAACCACCACCTCTGGTCCAAGACCCGCGTCGGCCGCGCCAAGGCTGACGGTCAGTACGAGCTGATCTACGAGACCGCCGATCTGGTCGAGCCCGATCCGTTCCCGAAGGGCTATCAGTAAGCCTGGCGTCTCAATCCTCGTCGCAGTGAGCAGGCGATGCCGCTGCCGCACATGAGGTGCGCTCCCTCCCCCCTTGTGGGGGAGGGGGGTAACCCCACCCACAGCGCGGCTTGGAGGCCCCCTCCCTAGCCCTCCCCCACAAGGGGGGAGGGAACGACCTCAGCTGCGGCACTCCCTCCGCAAACCATTGCGCGTTCAGAACGAGCATCACGCACGAGAGGACGGATCATGTTCGGTGACTATTCCATCGGCGACCTCGGGGCCATCTTCGCGATGCAGGGCTTCGCGGGCCTCATCCTGTTTTCGGTCTACGTGCTGATGGCGCTGGGGCTTGCCATCATCTTCGGCCAGATGGGCGTCATCAACATGGCGCATGGCGAGTTCATGATCCTCGGCGCCTACGTCACCTGGATGACCTCGAACGCCTTCCAGCATTTTCTCCCCGCTCTGTTCCCCGGCTACTTCTTTGTCGCCATGGCGCTTGCCTTCATCGCCTCCGGCTCGCTCGGGATGCTGGTCGAATGGGCCATGATACGCCGGCTGTACAAGCGGCCTCTCGACACGCTGCTCGCCACCTGGGGACTCAGCCTGATCCTGCAGCAGGCCTATCGCTCGGTGTTCGGCGCGCGCGAGGTCGGCGTCGAGCTGCCGGACTGGATGATGGGCTCCTGGCAGGTGACCGACGCCATCCAGATCCCGATCAACGGCATGTTCGTGATGTGCCTGACCATCCTGATCACGATCGTGGTTGCCTATGTCCTCTTCCTGTCGCGCTGGGGCAAGCAGGTCCGCGCCGTCGTGCAGAACCGCGTGATGGCCGGTGCCGTTGGCATTAATACCGAGAAGGTCGACCGCTACACGTTCGGTCTCGGCTGCGGTATCGCCGGCGTCGCCGGCTCCGCTTTCACCATGATCGGCTCGACTGGTCCGACCGCCGGCCAGCTCTACATCGTCGACACCTTCCTGGTCGTTGTGTTTGGCGGCGCGGCCAGCCTGCTCGGCACCATCGCTTCGGCCTTCACCATCTCCCAGGCGCAGTCGACCATGGAGTTCTTCCTGTCCGGCTCGATGGCCAAGGTGCTCACGCTGCTTGCGATCGTCGCGATCCTGATGCTGCGCCCCCAGGGACTGTTTGCCCTCAAGGTCCGCAAGTGAGCCAGCTCCGATAGTCAAACAAGAAAGCATGGCCATGATCAACTCGCGCTTCTTCAACCGATCGGAGCTCATCGGCTTCGTCTCCTTGCTGCTCTTGCTGGTCGTCATCCTGCCGCTGGCGCTCGACATCTTCCGCCTCAACCTGGTCGCGAAGTATCTGACGTACTCCTTTGTCGCCATCGGCTTGGTGCTGTGCTGGGGTTATGGCGGCATTCTCAGCCTCGGGCAGGGCGTGTTCTTCGGCCTCGGCGGCTACTGCATGGCGATGTTCCTGAAGCTGGAAGCCTCCAGCGTTGCGAATACCAAGATCCAGTCGACGCCGGGCATTCCCGACTTCATGGATTGGAATCAGCTGACCCAGCTGCCCTTCTTCTGGAAGCCGTTCCAGAGCTTCCCGTTTGCGCTCGCCGCGATCATCCTGGTGCCCGCGGTCTTCGCCTTCATCATCGGCGCCGCGATGTTCAAGCGCCGCGTCGGCGGCGTCTATTTCGCCATCATCACCCAGGCGATCGCGGCGATCATGACCATCCTGATCGTCGGTCAGCAGGGCTACACCGGCGGCATCAACGGCATCACCGACCTGCGCACTTTGCACGGCTGGGACATCCGCACCGATCACGCCAAGTACATCCTCTATTTCGTCGAGGTGCTCTTCCTGTTCGCTGCGATCCTGGTGGCGCAGTTCATTCGCCTGACCAAGCTCGGCCGCATCCTGGTGGCGATGCGTGAGCAGGAGGACCGGGTGCGTTTCTCGGGCTACAGCGTCGCCAACTTCAAGATCTTCGCCTTCTGCGCAGCCGCGGTCTTCGCAGCTGTCGGCGGCGCGCTGTTCACGCTCGAGGTTGGCTTCATGTCGCCGTCCTTCGTCGGCATCGTGCCGTCGATCGAAATGGTGATCTACACCGCGGTCGGCGGCCGGCTCTCCATTTTCGGCGCGGTCTACGGCACGATCCTCGTCAACTTCGCCAAGACCAGCCTGTCGGAGACGTTCCCACAGCTCTGGCTGTTCGGCCTGGGGGCGCTGTTCATCGCCGTCGTGCTCGCCTTCCCGAACGGCCTTGCCGGCATCTGGGGCGACTATGTGCAGCCGCGCATCGATCGGCTGCTGGCCTCGCGTACCAAGAAACCGAGCAATGGCGGCCTGGTCGCCGACGGCGCCCCCGCAGAGTGAGGACACAGCGATGCTCATCGGTCATCAGCCCAAGGAATTCCTGCTCGCGGTCGAAGCGCTCACCGTCTCCTTCGACGGCTTCAAGGCAGTCAACGATCTCTCCTTCTACGTCGAGGAGAACGAGATCCGCGTCATCATCGGCCCCAACGGCGCCGGCAAGACCACCGTGCTCGACCTGATCTGCGGCAAGACCAAAGCGACCTCCGGCTCGATCCAGTTCCGCGGCAAGGAGCTGACCAGGCTGCGCGAGAACGAGATCGTCAAGGCGGGTGTGGGGCGCAAATTCCAGACGCCGTCGGTGTTCGAGGATCTCAGCGTTTTCGAGAATCTCGAGATCTCGTTCCCGCGCGGCCGCACCGTGTTCGGCTCGCTGACCTTCAAGCGCGACGCTGTCGTCAAGGACCGCGTCGAGGAGGTCGCCGAAATGATCTTCCTCAAGGATCGCCTCAAGACCTCGGCGGCCGAGCTCAGCCACGGCCAGAAGCAGTGGCTCGAGATCGGCATGCTGCTGATCCAGAACCCGGACCTCCTGATGCTCGACGAGCCCGTCGCCGGCATGAGCGTCAGCGAGCGCGCCAAGACCGCCGAGCTGCTCAACCGCATCATCAAGGACCGCTCGGTGCTGGTGATCGAGCACGACATGAAGTTCGTCGAGGACATCGCCCACAAGGTCACCGTGCTGCACCAGGGACAGATCCTCTCCGAAGGCACGATGGAGCGGGTCAAGAACGACCCCAAGGTCGTTGAAGTCTATCTGGGGCATTGAGCAGGAGCAGAATCGATGTTGGCAATCTCCGATCTCCATGTCGCCTATGGCCAGAGCGAGGTGCTGCATGGCCTCAACGTCAAGGTCGCGCCCAACGAGATCGTTGCGATCATGGGGCGCAACGGCATGGGCAAGACCACGCTGATGAAGTCGCTGATGGGCATCCTGCCGTCAAAGAGCGGCTCCATCGATATGAACGGCACCGAGTTGTCGGGCCTGAAGAGCTACGAGCGTGTCGCCAAGGGCCTCGCCTATGTCCCGCAGGGCCGCATGATCTTCTCGACCATGACGGTCAAGGAGAACATCGAGACCGGCCTCGTCGTCTCCGGCGAGTCCGAGGTGCCCGGCGACATCTATGAGCTGTTCCCGGTGCTGCTGGAGATGAAGGGCCGCCGCGGCGGCAACCTCTCTGGCGGCCAGCAGCAGCAGCTCGCGATCGCGCGCGCGCTTGCGACCAAGCCGAAGGTGCTGCTGCTCGACGAGCCGACCGAGGGCATTCAGCCCTCGATCATCAAGGACATGGCGCGCACGCTGAAGCGCATCCGCGACGAGAAGGGGCTGTCGATCGTCGTCTCCGAGCAGGTGCTGAGCTTTGCGCTCGACATCGCCGACCGCGTGCTGGTGATCGAGAACGGCGAGATCGTCCGCGACGATCCGCGCGATCAGGTCGATGCGGCGCAGGTGTCCAAATATCTGTCGGTCTAACCACTCCGCCCAAGCAAGGAAAAAGGGGAGCTTCT
Protein-coding sequences here:
- the urtD gene encoding urea ABC transporter ATP-binding protein UrtD, which gives rise to MLIGHQPKEFLLAVEALTVSFDGFKAVNDLSFYVEENEIRVIIGPNGAGKTTVLDLICGKTKATSGSIQFRGKELTRLRENEIVKAGVGRKFQTPSVFEDLSVFENLEISFPRGRTVFGSLTFKRDAVVKDRVEEVAEMIFLKDRLKTSAAELSHGQKQWLEIGMLLIQNPDLLMLDEPVAGMSVSERAKTAELLNRIIKDRSVLVIEHDMKFVEDIAHKVTVLHQGQILSEGTMERVKNDPKVVEVYLGH
- a CDS encoding hybrid sensor histidine kinase/response regulator — encoded protein: MAGRQRIDRVRRQYNQWVANQTLEDYALRFTAKSARRWSAARVANTALGAISFLALEAIGGTITLNYGVTNATAAILVASVIIFCCGLPIAYHAAKCGIDIDLLTRGAGFGYIGSTVTSLIYASFTFIFFAIEAVILASALEMCFGIPRPIGYLISAVVIIPLVTYGITLISRFQLWTQPLWVVLHILPFAAIAYASPHSFAEWQQFPGEHGDPMGHLDLALFGTAAAVVFSLVAQIGEQVDFLRFLPRDRRTSKRSWWIALLSAGPGWIVLGALKLLAGSFLAFFALSHGVSADHAAEPAHMYLEAFRYVLARPDLALALTGTFVIVSQIKINVTNAYAGSIAWSNFFSRLTHSHPGRVVWLVFNVVVALLLMEIGVYKALEQTLALYSNIAISWVGALVADLVINKPLGLRPPQMEFKRAHLYDINPVGVGAMTIATIVSISAFYGLFGPTGKALSTFVALGVALVTAPAIAYLTGGKYYLARKPKRSWQNIEQIQCCICEHHFEPEDTAACPAYSGPICSLCCSLDARCHDLCKPHARAQAQVSAALSGMLPQSVLAKINSQFGHYVGVFLTSAGLVALTLGMIYLETSAALPGFKGIISDVLWKVFFALSIIIGVVTWLFVLAQQSRRAAEAETRRQTHLLIQEIEAHKRTDAELQRAKEVAESANLAKSRYVVGLSHELRSPLNAISGYAQLLEQDTSLPPKPRDQVRVVRRSADHLSGLIDGILDISKIEAGRLYLSRDEVRLSEFLDQLVGMFRLQAAAKGVDFVFKRPAVLPLVVYADEKRLRQILINLLSNAIKFTQEGSVRFVVHYRSPVAEFEVIDTGPGIQPDDLERIFAPFERGALGAAQPQTGTGLGLTISRLLAGVMGGDIKVESKVGTGSTFKVKILLSEVTNPTRHAPVKAPVAGYLGPRKTILITDDDPVHRDLLREVLTPLGFILLSAPDGPACLALAQHCQPDLFILDISMPGMDGWTVAETLRGSGHHHARILMTSASALEAHGRPLAQPFHDSYLMKPIDIPRLLEAIRQLLKLEWSYQTDQPMVEPHWRPDTGSRPPLKYVEELMGLGQIGYIRAIQLKLDEIGSAHPEHADFVAQMRTLIDRFDLDQYMATLKTLHAYEH
- the urtB gene encoding urea ABC transporter permease subunit UrtB; its protein translation is MFGDYSIGDLGAIFAMQGFAGLILFSVYVLMALGLAIIFGQMGVINMAHGEFMILGAYVTWMTSNAFQHFLPALFPGYFFVAMALAFIASGSLGMLVEWAMIRRLYKRPLDTLLATWGLSLILQQAYRSVFGAREVGVELPDWMMGSWQVTDAIQIPINGMFVMCLTILITIVVAYVLFLSRWGKQVRAVVQNRVMAGAVGINTEKVDRYTFGLGCGIAGVAGSAFTMIGSTGPTAGQLYIVDTFLVVVFGGAASLLGTIASAFTISQAQSTMEFFLSGSMAKVLTLLAIVAILMLRPQGLFALKVRK
- the urtA gene encoding urea ABC transporter substrate-binding protein, coding for MSDETKKGLKSPLRRQLLMGMAAIPALAMMPRPSFGAGPATSAVNTTGLAVTDSEVTVGILHSVTGTMAISETGSVQAEKLAIEQINASGGVLGRKIKYIQEDGASDWPTFAEKAKKLLVNDKCAAVMGCWTSASRKAVLPVFEQYNGMLYYPTFYEGLEQSKNVIYTGQEATQQIIAGLDWVNKTKGAKTFYLLGSDYIWPRTSNKIARKHIEGHLQGAKVVGEEYFPLGHTQFNSVINKIKLTKPDVIYAIIVGGSNVAFYKQLKAAGIDMSKQTLLTISVTEDEIDGIGGENIAGAYACMKYFQSLDNANNKAFVADFKKMWGEKTVIGDVTQAAYLGPWLWKLTVEKAGSFDIDKIAAASPGIEFKGAPEGYVRIHENHHLWSKTRVGRAKADGQYELIYETADLVEPDPFPKGYQ
- the urtC gene encoding urea ABC transporter permease subunit UrtC, with protein sequence MINSRFFNRSELIGFVSLLLLLVVILPLALDIFRLNLVAKYLTYSFVAIGLVLCWGYGGILSLGQGVFFGLGGYCMAMFLKLEASSVANTKIQSTPGIPDFMDWNQLTQLPFFWKPFQSFPFALAAIILVPAVFAFIIGAAMFKRRVGGVYFAIITQAIAAIMTILIVGQQGYTGGINGITDLRTLHGWDIRTDHAKYILYFVEVLFLFAAILVAQFIRLTKLGRILVAMREQEDRVRFSGYSVANFKIFAFCAAAVFAAVGGALFTLEVGFMSPSFVGIVPSIEMVIYTAVGGRLSIFGAVYGTILVNFAKTSLSETFPQLWLFGLGALFIAVVLAFPNGLAGIWGDYVQPRIDRLLASRTKKPSNGGLVADGAPAE
- the urtE gene encoding urea ABC transporter ATP-binding subunit UrtE, translated to MLAISDLHVAYGQSEVLHGLNVKVAPNEIVAIMGRNGMGKTTLMKSLMGILPSKSGSIDMNGTELSGLKSYERVAKGLAYVPQGRMIFSTMTVKENIETGLVVSGESEVPGDIYELFPVLLEMKGRRGGNLSGGQQQQLAIARALATKPKVLLLDEPTEGIQPSIIKDMARTLKRIRDEKGLSIVVSEQVLSFALDIADRVLVIENGEIVRDDPRDQVDAAQVSKYLSV
- a CDS encoding response regulator, which codes for MSTDSKKRDVALVVDDSPETLRLLTDALDGAGMTVMVALDGAAAMRIVDQITPDIILLDAVMPGMNGFETCRKLKREAGLSNVPVIFMTGLADTEHIVQGLDAGGVDYVTKPIAVEEMLARIRVHLANARMTQSARAALDVSGRFLLAVNREGRLMWATPQAQKLLSDSLGTSEELILPEALRQWLDQVQIGKGGAKTAAAIPDHPELRLYYMGSAGPNEFLLRLAKETSGELPKEFSSEFGLTVREGEVLSWLSKGKTNRDIAQILGLSPRTVDKHLEQVYAKLGVENRTAAAAIATGVTRRES